In Zonotrichia albicollis isolate bZonAlb1 chromosome 3, bZonAlb1.hap1, whole genome shotgun sequence, a single window of DNA contains:
- the NHSL1 gene encoding NHS-like protein 1 isoform X11 codes for MHECDKLRRDGYRSSQYYSQGPTFSSSSSAICGSYQDDYEEIEQKCPVSPPEEEKLITIKRPKSPATNDLSDINTQTNWTKSLPLPTPEEKMRQQAQAVQTDVVPINVTGENFDRQASIRRSLIYTDTVVRRPKKVKRRKTITGIPDNLQKELAVGTGQSDFRGHSMYVPDHCSTLGRLDSYRSAMQRSETKDTSCQTEEVKVVPPSMRRIRAQKGQGIAAQMSQFSSSSGNMSVMSDSAAVIFASRQNNDMGFHSLPRVGVRVSLQSLDETQSMMSRQTEDIAGTLPHQISKLQVDDSVVHLRSNPTMGTPSRPKSQEVRSCDSEKSSSPACVVSPHATYSTSIIPNATLSSSSEVILIHAAQSVGSLDSKMSGSAAFPNPRDNPAASSAVSGKEDHHSSSGNWSESSSTRHSQTSDTIPSNTVMMLSLGDSAVSLSTPGNAEAGSQSMSYSCRNTAALASPSQDSDGRSESSYSGERAQAAVSSTEHWLYKSSESSETPSHKVICTTPGCATPCSNLSSSSLERTSVRDDSTSLYSVDHDGYYGSMHMDSGLKADMPCNSTNGFENPRDSVINVFEGKEKKLQDDHSGQGDKSLARNISLKKAKKPPLPPSRTDSLRRIPKKKAQSNGQILDETLIATLQHSLQLNLKCKNGSSPSQSPCSDYEDPWVLRSRSQSSVSASSSMMSTAAPNLYSICTVTPSQSETSSIKSEYADQWGYYSDYAAVADDQVKSPVTHSASTSSALSDYSISHFSDGSRASVPQVPSGLAKPKSASPEKSHRVTSPSSGYSSQSNTPTALTPVPVLVKSASSGNGKSKLKPKVPERKSSLLSSVSMSSSSTSLSSNTSTEGSVSVKKLDPALSPPVDSGAPPPPPLPTSQHCPELSPPPPPPPAEVMDLSPLSTSPTFPPPPPEASVSSAFAQTVPWFPQEASISSFSSPVPPPPSCPLAVPPPAPPLDPKITKGAAAIYPLYSFKKRNQEDSCYSPVKQPLNRQDSSRPVMPLVTTKALQMVQLRSVKKSTEGESSTESASETTSQEKGTVNSSSQSLLKPSLSLKLSTSLGNEEVKTQGTSFKNAVQTLSRGSPLILSDNTSVLDSDQKLVSAVGAKKSSEDDALGSATDDTPESSVQSEDLPSGMSLQGSSASPDKTQGVLPSKKPPPISKKPKLFLLVPPPQLDLTVEKAAEVGDTARSPATRDAVLAHSEEARNCLTDGLGSSEMDSGSLVPEGGAAGFTFSETVGANAFVVQPAASPVQEEPRQEEQSAFDEGSSSGSSQDSGSNTDGHPSQENESVEVFESDTASSSFLPSSGYGEETDGVATPARPRTTEDLFAAIHRSKRKVLGRKDSEDDRTRNHSPSPPITPTGASPNLATLKQAGSIQRSVRKSSTSNDNFKALLLKKGSRCDTSSRMSAAEMLKNTDPRFHRPKTDAPADLSDSPASCSPSKSKRAQEEWAKSEGLMPRSMSFSGTRYGRSRTPPSAASSKYNVRNRIQSSPMTVISEGDGEVVEQSEGRVRRTLEEQQEGQLDIFNSDEMDVNDFPYAEEAGCKETLDPAHVDLMTQPGASRKYLNSSAEES; via the exons CAGTTGGTACTGGCCAGAGTGATTTCCGAGGGCATTCCATGTATGTCCCAGATCACTGTTCCACGCTAGGCAGACTAGACAGCTACCGCTCCGCCATGCAGCGCTCTGAAACCAAGGACACCAGCTGCCAGACGGAGGAAGTTAAAGTTGTGCCCCCTTCAATGAGAAGAATACGAGCACAGAAAGGACAAGGCATTGCAGCCCAGATGTCCCAGTTCTCCAGCTCATCTGGAAACATGTCGGTGATGAGCGATTCTGCTGCAGTTATATTTGCCTCTCGCCAAAATAACGACATGGGTTTTCACAGCTTGCCTCGGGTTGGTGTGAGAGTGTCTCTGCAGTCCCTAGATGAGACACAGAGCATGATGTCAAGGCAGACGGAAGACATTGCTGGCACCTTACCCCACCAGATAAGTAAATTGCAAGTGGATGATAGTGTTGTCCATCTGAGGAGTAATCCCACAATGGGGACCCCGTCAAGGCCGAAGTCCCAAGAGGTGAGAAGCTGTGACAGCGAGAAGTCCTCAAGCCCAGCATGTGTGGTCTCTCCTCATGCCACTTACTCAACAAGCATCATACCCAATGCAACACTGTCATCCTCCTCGGAAGTTATCCTTATTCATGCTGCCCAGAGTGTTGGATCATTGGATAGTAAAATGTCCggctctgctgcctttccaAATCCAAGAGAcaatcctgctgccagcagtgcagTAAGTGGGAAAGAAGATCACCATTCTTCAAGTGGTAACTGGAGTGAGAGTAGCTCCACACGTCACTCACAGACTTCAGATACCATCCCATCTAACACTGTCATGATGCTTTCTCTCGGTGACTCTGCTGTCTCTCTGAGCACTCCTGGGAATGCAGAGGCTGGGTCGCAGAGCATGAGCTACAGCTGTAGGAACACCGCTGCTTTAGCAAGCCCTTCCCAGGACAGCGATGGTCGGAGCGAATCCAGCTACTCTGGGGAGCGAGCGCAGGCAGCAGTGAGCAGCACGGAGCATTGGCTGTACAAGTCTTCAGAGAGCAGCGAGACCCCTTCACACAAGGTGATTTGTACAACACCAGGCTGTGCCACGCCCTGTAGCaacctgagcagcagcagcctggagagaaCGTCAGTCAGGGATGATTCTACTTCCCTGTATTCTGTGGACCATGATGGCTATTATGGCTCCATGCATATGGACTCTGGACTGAAGGCAGACATGCCATGCAACAGTACTAATGGTTTTGAGAACCCCAGAGACAGCGTGATAAATGTCTTtgaaggaaaggagaagaagCTTCAGGATGATCACTCAGGCCAAGGTGATAAATCCCTTGCAAGAAACATCTCACTGAAAAAGGCAAAGAAGCCACCTTTGCCACCATCCAGAACAGACTCACTCAGAAGGATTCCTAAGAAAAAAGCCCAATCCAATGGACAGATACTTGATGAAACCCTCATTGCCACTCTCCAGCATTCTCTGCAGCTGAATCTCAAGTGCAAAAATGGCAGCTCCCCTTCCCAGAGCCCCTGCAGTGATTATGAGGATCCCTGGGTGTTGCGCTCACGCAGCCAAAGCTCGGTCAGTGCGAGCAGCAGCATGATGTCCACCGCTGCTCCAAACCTGTACTCCATCTGCACAGTCACTCCCTCCCAGAGTGAAACAAGTAGCATAAAGTCGGAGTATGCTGACCAGTGGGGTTACTACAGCGACTATGCTGCGGTGGCAGATGACCAGGTGAAATCTCCCGTGACCCATTCTGCCAGTACTTCGTCTGCTCTCAGTGATTACAGCATCAGCCACTTCAGCGATGGCTCaagggcttctgtgccacaagTGCCCAGTGGACTGGCCAAACCAAAGAGTGCTTCTCCGGAGAAATCCCATCGCGTCACATCGCCATCGAGTGGGTACTCCAGCCAGTCCAACACACCCACTGCGCTTACTCCAGTGCCTGTACTTGTAAAGTCTGCATCATCAGGAAATGGAAAATCCAAGCTGAAGCCTAAAGTGCCTGAAAGGAAGTCCTCTCTTTTGTCTTCAGTCTCCATGTCTTCGTCGTCCACTTCTCTTTCTTCTAATACATCTACTGAAGGGAGTGTGAGTGTGAAGAAACTGGaccctgccctgagccctccTGTGGATTCTGGTGCACCTCCACCACCTCCTCTTCCAACATCTCAGCATTGTCCTgagctttctcctcctcctcctcctcctccagcagaaGTAATGGATCTGTCACCATTGTCGACCTCTCCCACATTCCCCCCTCCTCCGCCAGAAGCCAGTGTAAGTTCTGCCTTTGCCCAGACTGTTCCATGGTTTCCTCAAGAAGCCTCCATCAGTTCATTCTCTtcccctgttcctcctcctccttcttgccCCTTGGCTGTCCCACCACCAGCCCCTCCGCTTGATCCCAAAATAACAAAAGGTGCAGCAGCAATATACCCACTGTATTCTTTTAAGAAACGCAACCAGGAGGATTCCTGCTACAGTCCAGTGAAACAGCCACTCAACAGGCAAGATTCATCGAGACCTGTGATGCCGTTAGTAACCACCAAAGCACTGCAAATGGTGCAGTTGAGGTCTGTGAAAAAATCGACAGAAGGTGAGTCGTCAACTGAATCTGCTTCTGAAACCACCTCTCAGGAGAAGGGTACTGTAAATTCATCATCACAGTCTTTGCTAAAGCCATCTCTCTCACTAAAACTCAGTACCAGCTTAGGCAATGAGGAAGTGAAAACTCAAGGCACCTCATTTAAAAATGCAGTTCAAACACTGTCTCGGGGTTCTCCTCTCATTCTCTCTGATAACACATCTGTACTTGACAGTGATCAAAAGCTTGTGAGTGCAGTAGGTGCAAAGAAATCTTCTGAAGATGATGCTCTGGGGTCAGCTACTGATGACACACCTGAGTCTTCAGTGCAGAGTGAAGACCTCCCTTCTGGCATGTCACTTCAGGGATCATCAGCATCTCCTGACAAAACTCAGGGTGTATTGCCAAGCAAGAAACCACCTCCTATTTCAAAGAAACCCAAACTGTTCCTTCTGGTTCCACCTCCACAGTTAGACCTTACAGTGGAGAAAGCAGCTGAAGTGGGTGATACTGCCAGAAGCCCAGCTACGAGAGACGCTGTGCTTGCACACTCTGAGGAGGCGAGAAATTGTCTTACAGATGGGCTTGGTTCTAGCGAGATGGACTCTGGCAGCCTGGTTCCtgagggaggagctgctggattcACCTTCTCTGAGACAGTGGGAGCGAATGCCTTTGTGGTACAGCCTGCTGCATCACCAGTTCAAGAGGagcccaggcaggaggagcagtcTGCTTTTGATGAAGGAAGCAGTTCAGGCAGCAGCCAAGACAGTGGCAGTAACACTGACGGGCACCCGTCTCAAGAGAACGAAAGTG TGGAGGTGTTTGAATCAGACACAGCCAGTAGTTCATTCCTGCCAAGCAGTGGTTATGGGGAAGAGACAGACGGAGTGGCAACACCAGCAAGACCAAGGACTACTGAGGATCTTTTTGCTGCCATTCACAG ATCCAAAAGGAAAGTCCTTGGCCGTAAAGATTCTGAGGACGACCGTACCCGCAACCATTCTCCGTCGCCCCCCATAACTCCCACTGGTGCTTCCCCAAACCTAGCTACCCTCAAACAGGCCGGATCTATCCAGAGGAGCGTTCGCAAGAGCAGCACCAGCAATGACAACttcaaagccctgctgctgaagaAAGGCAGTCGCTGTGACACCAGTTCCCGTATGTCCGCAGCAGAGATGTTGAAGAACACGGACCCGCGCTTCCACCGGCCGAAGACGGACGCCCCCGCTGACCTTtctgacagccctgccagctgctcGCCCAGCAAGAGCAAACGGGCCCAGGAGGAGTGGGCCAAGAGTGAGGGCCTGATGCCAAGGAGCATGTCCTTCTCTGGCACGAGGTACGGCCGGTCACGGACACCCCcgtctgctgccagcagcaagtACAACGTCCGCAACCgcatccagagcagccccatgacTGTCATTAGTGAAGGAGATGGGGAAGTGGTGGAACAGTCCGAGGGCAGGGTCCGGAGGACTTTGGAAGAGCAGCAAGAGGGGCAGCTTGATATATTTAACAGTGATGAAATGGATGTGAATGACTTCCCGTATGCTGAGGAGGCAGGCTGCAAGGAGACCTTGGATCCAGCCCATGTAGACTTAATGACTCAACCAGGTGCTTCAAGGAAGTATCTAAACTCTTCAGCTGAAGAAAGTTAA